In a genomic window of Erigeron canadensis isolate Cc75 chromosome 5, C_canadensis_v1, whole genome shotgun sequence:
- the LOC122600786 gene encoding uncharacterized protein LOC122600786 → MPRLRKKNSKRTKVCPELLLPKKLIKTPRKKRVKVDMIKMEHLESIEGDYILQFIPSKTTRDEEHLVTKKIDVHTKALKKLITTSFSFVRNYEFLISSAKEVLRLVNCYIKDSKLQPFNYTWKVYDPPRKDYKPPNVSAYTCNLAKNGYASVYTNSWIHPENVLFIDHMEPSLIKHPLNQKESKIWLEFKKLDKGNSVEVKEERSINISYPLVGVIGGFAVAAFNKACIKKVEHNLHDFEYMECKYVKDTEDYLFYMTIEAIEEGNLGVYEAIVVCPRADVVGTSLQLTLLKFVLTDRTPVGAKAMALSLFSCMRSLCKALEDDAEEKANEISRIHNSTRGMIRGQAYREMSFLGYFECAVMKGIRRVLYLNLELLFEPDCTRRNDPDDWFVLNSSSMVPRNNGTPCYDYDNYNQYLMARSALAKK, encoded by the exons ATGCCTCGCCTCCGCAAGAAGAACAG TAAGAGGACTAAGGTTTGTCCGGAATTATTATTGCCAAAGAAGTTGATAAAAACTCCG AGGAAGAAAAGGGTCAAAGTTGATATGATAAAGATGGAACATTTAGAAAGCATCGAAGGGGACTACATATTACAATTTATACCGTCGAAAACCACTAGAG atGAGGAACATTTAGTCACCAAGAAGATTGATGTTCATACTAAAGCTCTCAAGAAACTTATTACCACTAGTTTCAGTTTTGTCCGAAATTATGAATTCTTAATCAGTTCTGCTAAAGAGGTGCTGCGCCTTGTTAATTGCTACATCAAGGATTCCAAGTTGCAGCCTTTCAACTACACTTG GAAAGTTTATGACCCACCAAGGAAAGATTATAAGCCACCAAAT GTTTCTGCCTATACCTGCAACCTTGCCAAAAACGGTTATGCAAGTGTTTATACGAATTCTTGGATTCATCCGGagaatgttttatttattg ATCATATGGAACCTTCTCTTATAAAACATCCTTTGAACCAAAAGGAAAGCAAAATCTGGCTGGAGTTTAAAAAGCTGGATAAAGGGAAT TCTGTAGAAGTAAAAGAAGAAAGGTCGATTAATATTTCTTATCCCCTTGTTGGTGTTATTGGTGGCTTTGCGGTTGCTGCTTTCAACAAGGCTTGT ATCAAGAAGGTTGAACACAACCTCCATGATTTCGAATATATGGAGTGCAAATATGTGAAAGATACTGAGGATTATCTCTTCTACATGACCATAGAGGCCATCGAAGAAGGGAATCTTGGTGTGTATGAGGCTATAGTTGTGTGTCCAAGGGCTGATGTTGTTGGAACATCTCTCCAGTTAACATTGCTCAAGTTCGTTCTTACTGACCGTACACCAGTTG GTGCAAAAGCAATGGCATTATCTCTTTTTTCTTGCATGAGATCCTTATGCAAAGCGTTGGAAG ATGATGCAGAGGAAAAAGCAAATGAGATTTCTCGGATACATAATAGCACGAGAG GTATGATAAGGGGCCAAGCGTATCGTGAAATGAGTTTTCTTGGATATTTCGAGTGTGCAGTTATGAAAG GTATTCGGCGAGTGCTTTATTTGAACCTTGAGTTACTGTTTGAGCCGGATTGCACCCGAAGAAATGATCCAG ATGATTGGTTTGTTCTCAACAGTAGCTCGATGGTGCCTAGGAACAATGGCACGCCTTGTTATGACTATGATAACTACAATCAGTATCTCATGGCCAG GTCGGCCTTGGCAAAAAAATGA